A genomic window from Peromyscus maniculatus bairdii isolate BWxNUB_F1_BW_parent chromosome 1, HU_Pman_BW_mat_3.1, whole genome shotgun sequence includes:
- the Vn1r1 gene encoding vomeronasal type-1 receptor 1: MGAGKLETGIIFLLQTGVGILGNSSLLCFYNISFFIGHKLRSTDLILNQLAFANSLVLFFKGIPQTIVAFGWKDFLDDVGCKLAIYWCRVGMAVSLNTICLLNGFQLIKLNPGIWNWMEVKIRSLKFIVFCCFLCWILHIVLNSFIPVLVSSPRGRQNLSLESNYRYCFWEMPDHYNPLYTVLLYYSPDFLGLAFIMWASISMVILLHRHKKQVQYIHNKALSKSRQNHEARATRTILILVTSFFAFYSIYNALTIWTTLTVKTSYWTMNSSVFLSTCFPALSPFVIIISDTRISRLCFGCCLKTKCLSD, translated from the coding sequence ATGGGTGCTGGAAAATTGGAGACGGGAATTATCTTCCTCCTTCAGACAGGAGTTGGGATCCTTGGAAATTCCTCCCTCCTTTGCTTTTACAACATCTCTTTCTTCATTGGACATAAATTGAGATCCACAGATCTAATTCTGAACCAATTAGCATTTGCCAACTCCTTGgtccttttcttcaaaggaatACCTCAAACAATAGTGGCCTTTGGATGGAAAGATTTCCTGGATGATGTCGGATGTAAACTAGCCATTTATTGGTGCAGAGTGGGCATGGCTGTTTCCTTGAAcaccatctgcctcctgaatggATTCCAGCTCATTAAGCTCAACCCTGGTATTTGGAATTGGATGGAGGTCAAGATTAGATCTCTAAAGTTCATTGTCTTCTGCTGTTTCTTGTGCTGGATCTTACATATTGTATTAAATTCATTCATTCCTGTTCTAGTGAGTAGCCCACGGGGTAGGCAAAATCTCAGTTTAGAAAGTAATTATAGGTATTGTTTCTGGGAAATGCCAGATCACTATAACCCACTGTATACAGTCCTCCTATATTATTCCCCTGACTTTTTGGGTCTGGCTTTCATAATGTGGGCCAGCATCTCCATGGTCATTTTACTGCACAGACACAAGAAGCAAGTACAATATATTCACAACAAAGCCCTCTCCAAGTCTAGACAAAACCATGAAGCCAGAGCCACACGCACCATCCTGATTTTGGTAACCTCCTTCTTTGCCTTTTATTCAATCTATAATGCTTTGACCATCTGGACAACCTTAACTGTAAAAACCAGTTACTGGACGATGAACAGCTCTGTGTTTTTGAGTACATGTTTCCCAGCATTAAGCCCCTTTGTGATCATCATCAGTGACACCAGAATCTCTAGGTTGTGCTTTGGCTGTTGCCTGAAGACCAAGTGTCTTTCTGATTAG